A part of Balneola sp. genomic DNA contains:
- the nadC gene encoding carboxylating nicotinate-nucleotide diphosphorylase, with protein sequence MNPVALTKIIANALSEDLGMGDLTTNAIFESKEKATGIFTAKADGVLAGLDVVQETYNQLGELVSIDFKKKDGDAVSKGEEIATVQGSVKTLLSGERVILNLVQHMSGIATQTAELVAKLDDPSISVVDTRKTLPGLRVLQKYAVSCGGGKNHRFRLDDGIMIKDNHIKAAGGIKEAIAKAQSNVGHMIKIEVETESKAQVLEAVEHGADVIMLDNRSPEEVKEMVGIIPDSIIVEISGGITSENISTYKGCGAHVISVGALTHSVKALDISFNLHS encoded by the coding sequence ATGAATCCCGTTGCACTCACAAAAATAATAGCTAATGCATTGTCAGAAGATCTTGGAATGGGAGATCTGACTACAAATGCTATTTTTGAATCAAAAGAAAAAGCTACCGGGATTTTTACCGCTAAAGCGGATGGTGTATTAGCTGGCCTGGATGTAGTTCAAGAAACCTATAACCAGTTGGGTGAACTAGTTTCTATCGACTTTAAGAAAAAAGATGGTGATGCTGTTTCAAAGGGAGAGGAAATTGCAACGGTTCAGGGTAGCGTAAAAACCTTGCTCTCAGGAGAGCGGGTTATTCTGAACCTGGTTCAACATATGAGCGGAATTGCTACACAAACAGCGGAGCTAGTTGCCAAACTTGACGACCCTTCCATATCAGTTGTTGATACTCGCAAAACTCTACCCGGATTGAGAGTTCTTCAGAAATATGCCGTATCTTGTGGGGGCGGTAAAAACCATCGTTTCCGGCTGGATGATGGTATTATGATCAAGGATAATCATATTAAAGCAGCTGGTGGCATAAAGGAAGCTATTGCAAAGGCCCAGTCTAATGTAGGGCACATGATTAAGATCGAAGTAGAAACGGAATCTAAGGCACAAGTGTTAGAGGCTGTTGAACATGGAGCAGACGTTATTATGTTGGATAACAGAAGTCCTGAAGAAGTGAAAGAAATGGTAGGCATTATCCCGGATTCAATTATCGTCGAGATTTCCGGGGGCATTACCTCTGAAAATATTAGCACCTACAAAGGTTGTGGGGCACATGTAATATCAGTTGGGGCATTAACCCATTCTGTAAAAGCGCTTGATATAAGTTTTAATTTACACTCGTAA
- the hemW gene encoding radical SAM family heme chaperone HemW, producing the protein MSGLYIHIPFCKQACSYCDFYFVTRQENKEAFVEKLIREIESRQGTQYADEVVQTVYLGGGTPSLLSAQQIERILIAIHETFRTELKELTLELNPDDATHDYLRELKSIGINRLSMGVQTFDASLLKFMNRAHTRDEALQSLEMLSKTGFDVFSVDLIYGNPGQTLKALEQDIQTLLDFKPPHISAYSLTIEPKTRLGKQYELGRLIPAEEEEVAQHFDLVGDLLLKEGIHQYEVSNFSKPGLEALHNSSYWSHQNYLGFGPGAHSFWRNNKTGKAERWSNEKNLISYLNNSWKKQNELEELGQQELFEERIMLGLRTIKGISRSELEINYGIALNRKQEEYIIQKEKEGLFEIEKDEIKPTKRGLRISDALILDLITLTEK; encoded by the coding sequence ATGAGCGGTCTTTATATCCATATCCCTTTTTGTAAACAAGCGTGCTCGTACTGTGATTTTTATTTCGTAACCCGCCAGGAGAATAAAGAGGCTTTTGTCGAGAAACTCATACGTGAGATTGAATCAAGGCAGGGTACTCAGTATGCAGATGAGGTAGTGCAAACCGTGTATCTTGGCGGGGGTACTCCCTCGTTACTTTCAGCCCAACAAATTGAGCGCATACTGATAGCTATTCATGAAACTTTTCGGACAGAGCTTAAAGAGCTTACTCTTGAACTGAATCCGGATGACGCAACTCATGATTACCTGCGTGAATTGAAATCCATAGGCATCAACAGATTGAGTATGGGTGTCCAAACTTTCGATGCGTCTTTGCTGAAGTTTATGAATCGAGCTCATACAAGGGATGAGGCCTTACAAAGCCTGGAAATGCTCAGCAAGACCGGATTCGATGTTTTTTCCGTGGATTTGATTTACGGAAATCCTGGTCAGACTTTAAAAGCTCTTGAGCAGGATATCCAAACTCTCTTAGATTTTAAGCCCCCACATATTTCTGCTTACTCATTAACTATTGAGCCTAAAACAAGGCTGGGGAAACAGTATGAATTAGGAAGGTTGATACCCGCCGAAGAGGAAGAAGTAGCACAACATTTCGATCTTGTAGGGGATTTATTACTTAAAGAGGGTATTCATCAATATGAGGTTAGCAACTTCTCCAAGCCTGGACTTGAGGCATTACATAATTCCTCATACTGGAGTCATCAGAACTATTTAGGCTTTGGACCGGGAGCACATTCATTTTGGAGAAATAACAAAACCGGAAAGGCTGAAAGATGGAGTAACGAAAAGAATTTAATTTCTTACTTGAATAACTCTTGGAAAAAACAAAATGAATTAGAAGAGCTTGGGCAACAGGAATTGTTTGAAGAGAGAATAATGCTTGGGCTTAGAACAATTAAAGGTATCTCCAGAAGCGAACTGGAAATTAACTATGGAATAGCGCTGAATAGAAAACAAGAGGAGTATATTATTCAAAAAGAAAAAGAGGGGCTTTTTGAGATAGAAAAGGACGAAATCAAACCAACAAAAAGAGGGTTGAGGATATCAGACGCATTGATTCTGGATCTAATTACATTGACAGAGAAATAA
- a CDS encoding RluA family pseudouridine synthase: MPLNLSENGTTTLETILSKELFRTKNQLSRKVRLVEPYPITHEFGVDTEFVGTSLLHLMTTKFPFYPAKEWKQRISSGRVWVQEQKNDPDHILLETDMIYHHNPKVIEPSIPDEIEILEETEDYLIVFKPAPMPMHPGGRYFKNSLSEILKKMGYEDLRITHRLDAVTSGIVLFAKSKGFAKKVMQCFSEGKVAKGYLAQVSGTPKEKTITIDTPIRRKQGFVFETGYDLEGSKEAVTHFEVISKDEDSAVIKCIPETGRTHQIRLHLAEWGYPIIDDPIYGKDGDESSTTTQNLGISLVSTGLRIEELDVIYELKIQN, encoded by the coding sequence ATGCCTTTAAACCTTTCCGAAAATGGTACAACTACTTTGGAGACGATTTTAAGCAAAGAACTCTTCAGGACGAAGAACCAGCTTAGTAGGAAAGTTCGCTTAGTTGAGCCCTATCCAATTACGCATGAGTTTGGGGTAGATACCGAGTTTGTAGGCACCTCGTTACTTCACCTCATGACCACCAAATTTCCATTTTACCCAGCTAAGGAATGGAAACAGCGAATAAGTTCAGGGAGGGTTTGGGTTCAAGAACAGAAAAACGATCCGGATCATATTCTTTTAGAAACAGATATGATCTACCATCATAATCCTAAAGTAATAGAGCCTTCAATTCCCGATGAAATCGAAATTCTAGAGGAGACAGAAGATTATCTGATTGTGTTTAAACCGGCGCCCATGCCTATGCATCCGGGGGGCAGATATTTCAAGAACAGTCTTTCCGAAATTTTAAAGAAAATGGGATATGAGGATTTAAGAATCACTCATCGCCTGGATGCGGTTACCTCAGGTATCGTGCTTTTTGCAAAATCAAAAGGCTTTGCAAAAAAAGTAATGCAATGCTTCTCGGAGGGAAAAGTTGCAAAGGGATATTTGGCACAAGTGAGCGGTACTCCAAAAGAAAAGACCATCACTATTGATACGCCTATTAGAAGGAAACAGGGCTTTGTTTTTGAAACAGGCTATGATCTTGAAGGCTCTAAAGAAGCCGTAACTCATTTCGAAGTGATTTCTAAGGATGAGGATTCAGCCGTTATTAAATGCATACCAGAAACTGGTCGAACCCATCAAATACGATTACATTTAGCTGAATGGGGTTATCCCATCATTGATGATCCTATTTATGGAAAGGATGGCGATGAGAGCAGTACTACTACTCAGAATTTGGGGATTAGCCTGGTGAGTACAGGGCTGAGAATTGAAGAATTAGATGTTATCTACGAATTAAAAATTCAAAATTAA
- a CDS encoding helix-hairpin-helix domain-containing protein, which produces MDKDKFRRSWFFWVDKLNITHTERVTVSSLILVIVLLSVIQILIKEKVVPPPENHAQILEEFERKTALIGQKEAGQLEKYSPSDSLIIAQQLSGIEIKLASINLNTATLQELESLPGIGKSYAQRIIEYRETNGPFTSVEELVNVKGIGDKTLEKIKPFLIIENDN; this is translated from the coding sequence ATGGATAAAGATAAATTTAGACGATCCTGGTTTTTTTGGGTTGATAAGCTAAATATCACTCATACTGAGAGAGTTACTGTTTCTTCCCTCATCCTTGTGATAGTACTTCTGTCAGTTATTCAAATACTTATTAAGGAAAAAGTTGTTCCTCCCCCTGAGAATCATGCTCAAATTCTGGAGGAGTTCGAACGGAAAACCGCATTAATAGGTCAGAAAGAAGCTGGTCAGTTGGAAAAATACTCCCCTTCCGACTCTTTAATTATTGCACAACAATTATCAGGAATAGAGATAAAGTTAGCATCTATAAACTTAAATACTGCAACTCTACAAGAATTAGAAAGCCTTCCGGGAATAGGAAAAAGCTACGCACAAAGAATAATTGAATACCGGGAAACTAATGGACCATTTACTTCCGTTGAGGAGTTGGTAAACGTAAAAGGGATTGGAGATAAAACCCTTGAAAAGATTAAACCTTTTCTGATAATAGAAAATGATAATTAA
- a CDS encoding DUF3667 domain-containing protein — protein sequence MKEKPEAAKSGSCLNCGTHVDGNYCSNCGQKFQPTKLPLRLFIRDAVETLFNVDNRWLRTLKDLFLKPGKVTKEYIDGKRAQYLPPLRIYLSISIVYFLLIQITDSKEVFFIDFSGDDQDGMSAMGTVIQYALFLLVPVFAWITQLFHLKRKAFYVEYLIFSLHIHTVWFVFLMIELFTVWLGGNFDENWVPTLALILSIPAQALTYIFLVIYTKKTFEQKWVTAVFKSLGIMIFYMFALVLVTAAYIFLIIPLFE from the coding sequence ATGAAAGAAAAACCGGAGGCAGCTAAATCGGGGTCTTGTCTAAACTGTGGTACACATGTAGATGGCAATTACTGCTCCAATTGTGGTCAGAAGTTCCAACCCACAAAATTACCCCTTCGACTTTTTATTAGAGATGCTGTTGAGACACTCTTCAATGTAGATAACCGTTGGCTGAGGACACTTAAGGATCTTTTTCTTAAACCAGGGAAGGTTACCAAGGAATATATTGATGGAAAGAGAGCTCAATATCTTCCACCTCTTCGGATATATCTTTCTATAAGCATCGTCTATTTTCTCCTTATTCAAATTACCGATAGTAAGGAGGTATTTTTTATTGACTTTTCAGGAGATGATCAGGATGGAATGTCAGCGATGGGTACGGTAATTCAATACGCCCTATTTCTTTTGGTTCCGGTATTTGCCTGGATTACCCAGTTATTTCACTTAAAGAGAAAAGCCTTTTACGTGGAATACCTCATCTTCTCTTTACACATACATACAGTATGGTTTGTATTCTTAATGATTGAGTTATTTACCGTTTGGTTGGGAGGAAACTTTGACGAAAACTGGGTTCCCACCTTAGCATTAATTTTAAGTATTCCAGCTCAGGCCTTAACCTATATTTTTCTCGTTATCTACACAAAAAAGACCTTTGAGCAGAAATGGGTAACAGCTGTTTTTAAATCTCTTGGGATAATGATTTTTTATATGTTTGCCTTAGTCCTGGTTACAGCGGCCTATATATTTTTGATTATACCTTTATTCGAATGA
- a CDS encoding gamma carbonic anhydrase family protein, with protein sequence MIKDFLGKSPQIHKTAFVVESADIIGDVQIGEQSSVWFNVTIRGDVNWIKIGDRTNVQDNVCIHVMNQTGPTLIGDEVTIGHGAVVHGCTVNDRVLIGINATILDKAVIESDVIVAAGTLVPPNKTLQSGFLYMGSPAKPVRKLSEEEIASIKKYSQNYIKYSRAFQGKDEYESNPFYKQ encoded by the coding sequence ATGATAAAAGACTTTTTAGGAAAATCACCTCAGATACATAAAACTGCATTCGTAGTTGAAAGCGCGGACATTATTGGAGATGTGCAGATTGGAGAGCAGAGCAGCGTTTGGTTCAATGTCACTATCAGAGGAGACGTAAACTGGATCAAAATCGGAGATCGCACCAATGTACAGGACAATGTATGCATCCATGTGATGAACCAGACAGGCCCTACCCTAATAGGCGACGAAGTAACCATTGGACATGGGGCTGTTGTACATGGTTGCACGGTCAATGATCGTGTGTTGATAGGGATAAACGCTACCATATTAGATAAAGCCGTAATTGAATCGGATGTGATCGTCGCAGCGGGTACCTTAGTTCCGCCAAATAAAACACTGCAAAGCGGCTTTTTATATATGGGATCACCAGCAAAACCCGTACGAAAACTTTCAGAAGAAGAAATAGCATCAATAAAAAAGTATTCTCAGAACTATATAAAATATAGCCGGGCTTTTCAGGGGAAGGATGAATATGAAAGCAATCCGTTTTACAAGCAGTAA
- a CDS encoding alpha/beta hydrolase produces MSKTHYFTYNDQRIAFEVEGQGKALLILHGWGSSRRAMMPIAKSLASIRSCYVLDLPGFGESNDPSEAWAIDDYADAVQAFIEKLPDDHIDVLVHSFGGRIMLKLLTRPKGKQIIQKVLITGGAGMKPQRSWQYYFRKYTAKTLKAPFMILPNPLREKALGWLRGTGVWKSLGSSDYSKLSGVMRETFVKSVNEYLEDYLPEISHETLLLWGRNDDATPIYQAERIEKGVENAALVVIEDAGHYAFLDKPKQFASIATAFFEA; encoded by the coding sequence ATGAGCAAAACGCATTATTTCACATATAATGATCAGCGTATCGCCTTTGAGGTAGAGGGCCAGGGCAAAGCTTTACTTATTCTCCATGGATGGGGAAGCAGTCGGCGGGCAATGATGCCCATTGCCAAAAGCCTTGCTTCAATTCGGTCTTGTTATGTGTTGGATCTGCCAGGGTTCGGAGAATCTAATGACCCATCAGAAGCCTGGGCAATAGATGATTATGCCGATGCTGTTCAGGCTTTCATCGAAAAACTCCCTGATGATCATATAGATGTATTAGTGCACTCTTTTGGGGGAAGAATTATGCTCAAGCTCCTTACCCGTCCAAAAGGAAAGCAAATCATCCAAAAAGTATTGATAACTGGTGGAGCTGGTATGAAGCCCCAACGCTCCTGGCAGTATTACTTCAGGAAGTACACCGCCAAAACCCTGAAAGCTCCTTTTATGATTCTACCAAATCCGCTTCGAGAAAAAGCTTTGGGTTGGCTTAGAGGTACGGGTGTATGGAAAAGCCTTGGGTCAAGTGATTATTCCAAGCTTTCTGGGGTAATGAGAGAAACCTTCGTAAAATCAGTTAATGAATACCTGGAAGATTACCTGCCTGAGATCTCTCATGAAACCCTTCTACTTTGGGGAAGAAATGATGACGCCACTCCCATCTATCAGGCAGAAAGGATTGAAAAAGGTGTTGAAAATGCAGCTCTGGTAGTTATTGAAGATGCCGGGCATTATGCGTTCCTGGATAAGCCCAAGCAGTTTGCTTCAATTGCTACTGCTTTTTTTGAAGCGTAA
- a CDS encoding aminotransferase class V-fold PLP-dependent enzyme, giving the protein MIYLDYAATTPISEKAMEVYSSVAQRYFGNASSLHEAGSSALQIKEASARAIAQSLGADAKAIHFTSGATESSFLAIRALLDGLSPSKNHIITSTIEHASIIDVFRKLEEEGYSVSWLKVNEQGEVSLEDLKSIITKETALVSIQHVNSEIGTIQPIKEIGAFLKEKEILFHSDMVQSYGKLPLDVKALPIDALSISAHKIYGPKGIGAVWINPEVEWKPYFYDPDDRPKLKKGTDNVPAMAAFAAAAKETISEAEKEFERVSKFKKQFTQALKGLDYEFVEEGDPGKSSPYILGARFPGIEGQFLMLECDQAGIAISTGSACQVGSEKPNRTMKGIGRTDEEARQFVRFSFGKNVKEEQLGEIIGKIDTILSRHFSKVRKKTASEA; this is encoded by the coding sequence ATGATCTACCTGGATTATGCTGCTACTACCCCAATAAGTGAAAAGGCTATGGAGGTCTATTCTTCAGTAGCTCAAAGGTACTTTGGTAATGCAAGCAGCCTGCATGAAGCGGGTTCGTCGGCTCTTCAGATTAAGGAAGCATCAGCTCGTGCAATTGCACAATCATTAGGCGCAGATGCAAAGGCGATCCATTTTACTTCCGGTGCTACGGAGTCCAGTTTCCTTGCAATAAGAGCCTTACTTGATGGCTTATCACCATCAAAAAATCACATCATTACAAGCACTATTGAACACGCTTCTATTATTGATGTGTTCCGGAAACTGGAGGAAGAGGGGTACTCAGTCAGCTGGCTTAAAGTGAATGAGCAAGGTGAGGTTAGCCTGGAAGATTTAAAAAGTATCATAACAAAAGAAACAGCATTGGTCTCCATCCAACATGTTAATTCAGAGATAGGAACCATTCAGCCTATTAAAGAGATTGGAGCTTTTCTGAAGGAAAAGGAGATTCTGTTTCACTCTGATATGGTTCAAAGCTATGGCAAACTACCTCTTGATGTGAAAGCTCTTCCTATTGATGCTCTTTCAATTTCAGCACATAAGATATATGGCCCTAAGGGTATTGGTGCAGTTTGGATAAATCCTGAAGTAGAATGGAAACCTTATTTTTATGATCCCGACGATAGGCCGAAGCTTAAGAAAGGAACCGATAATGTACCTGCAATGGCGGCATTTGCAGCAGCAGCAAAAGAGACTATTTCAGAAGCAGAAAAAGAATTTGAGCGTGTTTCCAAGTTTAAGAAGCAATTTACTCAAGCCTTAAAAGGCCTCGACTATGAGTTTGTTGAAGAAGGGGACCCGGGTAAATCTTCTCCCTATATATTAGGGGCTCGTTTTCCTGGTATTGAAGGACAGTTTCTGATGTTGGAGTGTGATCAGGCAGGAATTGCGATCTCTACTGGTAGTGCTTGTCAGGTGGGAAGTGAAAAGCCAAACAGGACTATGAAGGGAATTGGTAGAACCGATGAAGAAGCACGGCAATTTGTACGATTTTCGTTTGGCAAGAATGTAAAAGAAGAACAACTGGGTGAGATAATTGGCAAAATTGATACTATCTTATCCCGTCATTTTAGTAAAGTGAGAAAGAAAACAGCTAGTGAAGCTTAA
- a CDS encoding T9SS C-terminal target domain-containing protein, whose protein sequence is MRTMLKASTLLVAVFFAFSATAQETHNHHLEMLEEYYSGKITADEAVSKQLEVYREAQAQRTLLKCITPLNVFVHKNKGSLSAETLNDFEQTIGSTSLQSAATYISESGKFEINYEVVGSDAVPPADNNDNSIPDYVEWVAEAADFSYEHEIETLGFTDPIPNGSSYKVFIRDLGAYGLTRTSASDPGGTVIEIENDFVGFPPNDDPEGDQKGAIKVTMAHEFKHSIQFTQTGWSGDSDRWVEMDATLLEEVVYDQVNDYYNYISGFGSDLFSSASTTLIPGSYEDITWSLYFHEKYGELFWTDVWSRIENNVSLPLLTAVDQELVSMGESYLESVLESYMWHFASGPSHTASGFGFDEASNYPGPTLTQTFNGLFTELSNEFQNARFSAKYFLLNPNTDSEGKLRLNLNVSSSDIQIGLLIYSNSDNTVEPYYVTAPTANNTVEVNTDFDWNTIEKVGIVVVNTDQVSPQTFTFSISDYISSGIDTSEIPGAIELSQNYPNPFNPNTNIRVTTPQAERVTLKVYDYMGREIQTLFDGNLNQGTHNFLFDASQLSSGVYFYRLVSDAGSISKTMTLLK, encoded by the coding sequence ATGCGCACCATGTTAAAAGCCAGCACACTTTTAGTTGCAGTATTTTTCGCTTTTTCAGCTACTGCTCAAGAAACTCATAATCACCATCTCGAAATGCTGGAAGAATATTACTCCGGTAAGATTACTGCTGATGAGGCGGTTTCTAAACAGCTTGAGGTTTATAGAGAAGCTCAAGCACAAAGAACGCTGTTGAAATGCATTACTCCGCTAAACGTGTTTGTGCATAAGAATAAAGGCTCTCTTTCTGCTGAAACGCTTAATGATTTTGAACAAACTATCGGAAGTACTTCTTTGCAATCGGCAGCAACATATATTTCTGAATCCGGAAAATTTGAAATTAACTATGAAGTGGTTGGAAGCGACGCTGTTCCTCCTGCTGATAATAATGATAACTCGATACCCGATTATGTAGAGTGGGTAGCTGAAGCAGCTGACTTTTCCTATGAACATGAAATTGAGACGCTCGGATTTACTGATCCTATCCCTAATGGAAGCAGCTATAAGGTATTTATCAGAGATTTAGGCGCTTATGGACTAACCCGTACCAGTGCTTCAGATCCCGGGGGTACGGTAATTGAAATTGAAAATGATTTCGTTGGATTTCCTCCAAACGATGACCCTGAAGGAGATCAGAAAGGAGCGATAAAAGTAACAATGGCTCACGAGTTTAAGCATTCCATACAATTTACTCAGACGGGCTGGAGTGGCGATTCGGATCGATGGGTTGAAATGGACGCTACATTATTGGAAGAGGTCGTTTATGACCAGGTAAACGACTACTACAATTATATTTCAGGTTTTGGAAGTGATCTCTTTAGTAGTGCTTCTACTACTCTTATTCCAGGTTCTTATGAGGATATTACGTGGTCACTTTACTTTCATGAAAAGTATGGCGAGCTATTTTGGACCGATGTTTGGAGCCGAATTGAAAACAATGTTTCTTTGCCCTTACTAACTGCTGTAGATCAAGAACTTGTAAGCATGGGAGAGAGTTACCTGGAATCAGTGTTAGAATCTTATATGTGGCATTTTGCTTCCGGCCCAAGTCATACAGCCAGCGGCTTTGGTTTTGATGAAGCCAGTAATTACCCGGGGCCAACCCTTACTCAAACCTTTAACGGATTGTTTACTGAGCTAAGTAACGAGTTTCAAAATGCACGATTCTCAGCCAAGTACTTTTTACTAAACCCAAATACTGACTCTGAAGGAAAACTTCGATTAAATTTGAATGTATCGTCCTCTGACATCCAGATTGGGCTTTTGATTTACAGTAATTCGGATAATACTGTTGAACCATATTATGTAACCGCCCCTACTGCTAATAATACTGTTGAAGTAAATACAGACTTCGACTGGAATACCATTGAGAAGGTGGGCATTGTCGTTGTAAATACGGATCAGGTTTCCCCCCAAACTTTTACCTTTTCAATCTCTGATTATATCTCTTCGGGTATCGACACAAGTGAAATCCCTGGCGCTATTGAACTTAGTCAAAACTACCCGAACCCTTTCAATCCAAATACTAACATCCGGGTGACTACTCCTCAAGCCGAAAGGGTTACGCTAAAAGTTTATGATTATATGGGCAGGGAAATACAAACCTTGTTTGATGGAAACCTAAACCAGGGTACTCATAATTTCTTATTTGATGCTTCTCAACTTTCGTCTGGAGTATATTTTTATCGATTGGTAAGTGACGCCGGAAGCATTTCCAAAACAATGACCCTCCTGAAATAA
- a CDS encoding rhodanese-related sulfurtransferase, translating into MYQVILYYNFSQIDSPDTFSAQHKKFCKELGLKGRIYISSEGINGTAAGTKDQIEAYKNYLWSLPGFENTEFKEDESEYIPFAKLICKVREEIVSLHMDGVDPVRGGAHLQPAEWRQVMESGDDYVMIDVRNNYESKVGHFKGAITPDLDNFYDFPDWLAGAEIPKDKKVLMYCTGGIRCEKFSVLMKEQGWEDVNQLHGGILNYAKEEDGAHFEGKCFVFDDRLIIPVNPNDLAPIAHCEITGKPADTYVNCANMECNKLFVCSEEGAHIMEGCCSEECKKSEYKRPFDPENAFKPFRKWYNYFGDDFKQRTLQDEEPA; encoded by the coding sequence ATGTACCAGGTTATTCTTTATTACAATTTTAGTCAAATCGATAGTCCCGATACATTTAGTGCTCAGCATAAGAAATTCTGCAAAGAATTGGGACTCAAAGGCCGAATTTATATTTCTTCGGAAGGGATAAACGGAACGGCTGCTGGCACAAAAGACCAAATCGAAGCCTACAAAAATTACCTGTGGTCTTTACCAGGTTTTGAGAATACTGAATTCAAGGAAGATGAAAGCGAATATATTCCTTTTGCAAAGCTGATTTGCAAAGTAAGAGAGGAGATAGTTTCTCTTCATATGGATGGGGTTGATCCTGTAAGAGGGGGGGCTCATTTACAGCCTGCAGAGTGGAGACAGGTTATGGAATCAGGAGATGACTATGTGATGATTGATGTTCGGAACAATTATGAATCTAAAGTGGGGCATTTTAAAGGAGCAATTACCCCTGATCTGGACAATTTCTATGATTTCCCGGACTGGCTGGCTGGCGCTGAGATCCCAAAGGATAAAAAGGTGCTTATGTATTGCACAGGGGGTATCCGTTGCGAGAAATTCTCAGTCCTGATGAAGGAGCAAGGTTGGGAAGATGTGAATCAGCTTCATGGAGGTATTCTCAACTACGCTAAAGAAGAGGATGGGGCTCATTTTGAGGGAAAATGCTTTGTTTTTGATGACCGCCTGATTATTCCGGTAAACCCTAATGACCTGGCACCAATAGCACATTGCGAAATCACAGGTAAACCTGCCGATACCTATGTGAACTGTGCGAATATGGAGTGTAACAAGCTCTTTGTTTGCTCTGAGGAAGGAGCCCACATCATGGAGGGTTGCTGCAGTGAAGAGTGCAAGAAAAGTGAATATAAAAGGCCTTTCGATCCTGAAAATGCCTTTAAACCTTTCCGAAAATGGTACAACTACTTTGGAGACGATTTTAAGCAAAGAACTCTTCAGGACGAAGAACCAGCTTAG